The proteins below are encoded in one region of Myxococcales bacterium:
- a CDS encoding serine/threonine protein kinase, translating to MSHASKDSGHGNESSEVGKDSGRHVRQPTAAFAPMQVSASHAADPEGQTQLAVSVSEAKEGSWIGRVIDERYRILEVLGEGGMGKVFVAEHLKLHKRVAFKAILSGFIGNDEITARFAREAMASARLEHPHIASALDYGTLPEGGAYLVMQFVTGHSLGELFDRHETFSWRDACHIAAQVADAMISAHAAGIVHRDLKPDNIMIEKRDDDSWWVMVLDFGIAQVQSTGQPAPQGAVLDRSLTRVGTVVGTPGYMAPEQAMGGAVDVRADLYALGVILWEMLTGQRLFDGESFTEIVTKQLTHIPPSLNGLLSLRQPAPVAGLDQIVGALLKPKPEDRPESATQLRQTLRELGSQIPQQPSFSTATHAARSYVEHTTRGFAALLRAFGQRCFRVLPDRLQPYVSRWFAVFALASAVIVAMILWSSSSDTKTEVANAGIVSNIKDAFSHVPEEVKQHVETMMTHSRKVQRRQAARWLLDHKPVEEIPSYALAVAEFELAKQCRLQRQAIERIVETDERKALPALERVKKAPRSGCGFLGIEDCYKCIRKVVATAIKTLDD from the coding sequence ATGTCTCATGCTTCTAAAGATAGCGGTCATGGCAATGAAAGCAGCGAGGTGGGCAAGGACAGCGGCAGGCATGTTCGGCAACCCACGGCTGCCTTTGCTCCGATGCAGGTCTCTGCCTCGCACGCTGCAGACCCGGAAGGGCAAACCCAGCTTGCTGTTTCGGTCAGCGAAGCAAAGGAAGGTTCTTGGATCGGGAGAGTGATTGATGAACGGTATCGCATCCTAGAAGTGCTGGGCGAGGGCGGCATGGGAAAGGTGTTTGTCGCCGAGCACCTAAAACTCCACAAGCGTGTGGCCTTTAAAGCGATTCTTTCAGGATTCATTGGCAACGATGAAATCACGGCGCGCTTTGCCCGCGAGGCGATGGCCAGTGCCAGGTTAGAGCATCCTCACATTGCAAGCGCCCTGGACTACGGAACGCTACCCGAAGGCGGCGCCTATCTCGTCATGCAGTTTGTTACAGGACACAGTCTCGGAGAGCTTTTCGATCGACACGAAACTTTTTCTTGGAGGGATGCTTGTCATATTGCCGCTCAAGTTGCAGATGCCATGATCTCTGCACACGCTGCAGGAATCGTCCATCGCGACCTTAAACCCGACAACATCATGATCGAGAAGCGTGACGATGACAGTTGGTGGGTCATGGTGCTTGATTTTGGAATTGCTCAAGTCCAATCGACGGGGCAGCCTGCGCCCCAGGGCGCTGTTTTGGATAGATCACTTACGCGTGTGGGGACGGTGGTTGGCACACCAGGCTACATGGCACCGGAGCAAGCTATGGGTGGCGCGGTTGATGTGCGCGCTGACCTTTATGCGTTGGGTGTCATCCTCTGGGAAATGTTAACAGGTCAAAGGCTTTTTGATGGAGAAAGCTTTACCGAAATCGTGACAAAGCAACTTACGCATATACCGCCATCGCTAAATGGCTTGCTTTCCCTACGGCAGCCGGCTCCTGTTGCGGGCCTTGATCAAATTGTGGGTGCGCTTCTTAAACCCAAGCCCGAGGATCGACCCGAATCAGCCACACAGCTTCGTCAGACATTGCGAGAGCTCGGATCGCAGATCCCTCAACAACCTTCCTTTTCTACAGCTACTCACGCTGCTCGCTCGTATGTGGAACACACCACGCGTGGCTTTGCTGCATTGCTACGCGCTTTCGGGCAACGCTGCTTTCGCGTTCTGCCCGACAGATTGCAGCCCTACGTGTCACGATGGTTTGCTGTTTTTGCTTTGGCTTCAGCAGTCATCGTGGCGATGATTCTTTGGTCAAGCTCGAGCGACACCAAGACGGAGGTAGCTAATGCGGGGATTGTGTCCAACATAAAGGATGCTTTTTCTCATGTACCTGAAGAGGTAAAACAACATGTTGAGACCATGATGACGCACAGCCGAAAAGTGCAAAGGCGTCAGGCCGCGCGCTGGTTGCTCGATCACAAACCCGTAGAGGAGATTCCATCCTATGCCTTAGCCGTTGCGGAGTTTGAGCTCGCGAAACAATGTCGTCTTCAGCGACAAGCTATTGAACGCATCGTAGAGACCGACGAGAGAAAAGCATTGCCGGCCTTAGAACGCGTGAAGAAGGCGCCTCGATCTGGATGCGGTTTTCTCGGCATTGAAGATTGCTACAAGTGCATTCGCAAAGTGGTAGCCACAGCCATCAAAACGCTTGACGACTAG
- a CDS encoding VCBS repeat-containing protein, with product MRLTFLHFVLAFFLFACGSSNHALTEDAGVDGEIDAAALLSDGGKEGETLPDWEEGACRLEPAAEPFANPSTELHWDASALPFPEFKHAIMSPVVVDFVPEAEGDAIPEIVFISYQNYPETGVLRVVSGRSPYTNLLTFAGDGSAPIVAPSTDTTGKTPALRFDGHVAAGDLNGDGYPEIVATKQNGGVVAFTRNSDGSFSELWSKNGSDWPGVSSATGETQPNGSPAIANLDGTGSPEVIIGRLVLNGNDGSLRWIGTGGAKGINSQGPLSCVADLDEDGSMEVIAGATVFDKDGNIVWQNKDGSNNPEEGFCAIADVVSNSDGSAGQDGLPEVIRVSKGKVYFHETRINGNEGNVVWSIEIPKCDTENNITCTSNCASKNSGGAPTVADFDGDGKAEVGVAGGSCYVVFDPDCKGANVEGCVEDGIRWVHSTEDDSSNVTSSTVFDFNGDGSAEVVYNDEQRFLVFDGKTGAEVFSDWNPSRTRTEQPIVADVDNDGNAEIVFVSNTEANFAGDGIPGNVSAEERIPGVEIWSSADDSWVRARPLWNQHTYHISNVNDDMTIPTEEIASWKTHNTYRLNAAVGDSLAAPDLGTDAGAVVCEDFTMKLCIQLYNSGDVEVGAGIEVEFHRDSADGELLASTASSRNIPPGEYGEVVCGEWDPASSEVGPVDIVALIDPGAKERECVEDNNSLSFSVIPCSFDSVF from the coding sequence ATGCGGCTTACTTTTCTTCACTTTGTTCTAGCCTTCTTTTTGTTTGCTTGTGGTTCAAGTAACCATGCTCTAACCGAAGACGCTGGCGTCGATGGCGAGATCGACGCTGCCGCGCTGCTCAGCGACGGCGGAAAGGAAGGCGAGACGCTACCGGATTGGGAAGAAGGCGCTTGTCGCCTCGAGCCCGCCGCTGAGCCTTTTGCAAACCCCTCGACTGAGTTGCATTGGGATGCAAGCGCATTGCCTTTTCCAGAGTTTAAGCATGCCATCATGTCTCCTGTCGTAGTTGATTTTGTACCTGAGGCCGAAGGCGATGCCATTCCCGAAATCGTTTTTATCAGTTACCAAAACTATCCTGAAACAGGCGTTCTACGCGTGGTCAGCGGACGAAGCCCCTACACCAATCTCCTCACCTTTGCTGGCGATGGCAGCGCACCGATCGTTGCTCCAAGTACCGATACCACAGGCAAAACACCTGCCTTGCGTTTTGACGGACATGTCGCGGCCGGTGATCTGAACGGCGACGGTTATCCTGAGATCGTAGCCACTAAACAAAACGGTGGCGTGGTGGCGTTTACCCGAAACTCCGATGGAAGTTTTTCGGAACTGTGGAGTAAAAATGGCAGCGACTGGCCGGGAGTCTCAAGCGCCACCGGGGAAACGCAGCCCAACGGATCTCCTGCCATCGCAAACTTGGATGGAACAGGCTCCCCAGAAGTAATTATTGGACGTCTGGTACTCAACGGCAACGACGGTTCACTGCGTTGGATCGGAACAGGCGGAGCCAAAGGGATCAACAGCCAGGGCCCTTTGAGTTGCGTGGCAGATTTGGATGAAGACGGGTCCATGGAAGTCATCGCTGGAGCCACAGTGTTCGACAAAGATGGAAATATCGTGTGGCAAAACAAAGACGGGTCCAATAATCCTGAAGAAGGGTTTTGCGCTATTGCAGACGTTGTCTCAAACAGCGATGGAAGTGCTGGCCAAGACGGCTTGCCCGAAGTGATCCGCGTTTCCAAAGGAAAGGTGTATTTTCACGAGACACGCATCAATGGCAACGAAGGTAATGTTGTTTGGTCTATAGAGATTCCGAAGTGCGATACCGAAAACAACATCACTTGCACGAGCAATTGCGCAAGCAAAAACTCTGGAGGCGCGCCGACTGTGGCTGATTTCGATGGCGACGGCAAAGCCGAGGTTGGTGTCGCTGGAGGCAGCTGCTATGTCGTGTTTGATCCAGACTGCAAAGGAGCAAATGTCGAAGGATGTGTAGAAGACGGCATTCGTTGGGTACACAGCACCGAAGACGATTCTTCCAATGTCACTTCCTCCACCGTTTTTGATTTCAACGGTGATGGCAGCGCCGAAGTTGTCTACAATGACGAACAACGCTTTTTGGTTTTCGATGGAAAAACCGGAGCCGAAGTATTTTCCGATTGGAACCCTTCAAGAACTCGCACCGAGCAACCCATCGTCGCTGACGTTGACAATGACGGCAATGCTGAAATCGTTTTTGTCAGTAATACTGAAGCAAACTTTGCTGGCGATGGAATCCCTGGAAATGTAAGCGCAGAAGAACGCATCCCCGGCGTCGAAATCTGGTCAAGCGCTGATGATTCCTGGGTCCGTGCAAGGCCACTGTGGAACCAACACACTTACCATATTAGTAACGTCAACGACGACATGACGATTCCAACCGAAGAGATAGCCAGTTGGAAAACGCACAACACTTATCGTCTCAACGCTGCGGTGGGAGATTCTTTGGCGGCGCCTGATTTAGGCACGGATGCTGGCGCCGTTGTGTGTGAAGACTTTACGATGAAGCTTTGCATTCAGCTCTACAATTCGGGTGACGTAGAAGTTGGCGCAGGGATTGAAGTTGAATTTCACCGCGACAGTGCCGATGGCGAATTGCTCGCAAGCACAGCAAGCTCTCGAAACATCCCCCCAGGGGAATACGGCGAAGTCGTGTGTGGCGAGTGGGATCCAGCCAGCTCTGAAGTCGGCCCCGTGGATATTGTCGCGTTAATCGATCCTGGGGCAAAAGAACGTGAATGCGTCGAAGATAACAACTCACTAAGCTTTTCTGTCATTCCCTGTAGTTTTGATTCGGTGTTCTAG
- a CDS encoding DJ-1/PfpI family protein — translation MSNACLLLAEGFEEIEAITVLDVLRRANIDIAAVGVDSESVLGAHGIKVQTDLTMPQAVDRNWDVVILPGGLPGAQKLTQSKEVQKLIKKQHQQSKNIAAICAAPMALAKAGVLTGKQATCYPGFESYLKEGNATFHKQDVVVDGTITTSRGPGTALAFALELVAQLKGKNIADELAKATLST, via the coding sequence ATGTCCAATGCTTGTTTGCTACTCGCCGAAGGTTTTGAAGAAATTGAAGCAATCACCGTGCTCGATGTCCTACGGCGCGCCAATATCGACATCGCGGCTGTCGGTGTTGACAGCGAATCAGTGCTTGGAGCGCACGGAATCAAAGTGCAAACTGATCTGACCATGCCGCAAGCCGTTGATCGCAATTGGGACGTCGTTATTTTACCGGGCGGATTGCCTGGTGCACAAAAGCTCACGCAAAGCAAAGAAGTACAAAAGTTAATCAAAAAGCAACATCAGCAAAGCAAAAACATCGCTGCGATTTGTGCAGCTCCAATGGCGCTCGCCAAAGCTGGCGTCCTTACCGGCAAACAAGCTACATGCTATCCCGGGTTTGAATCCTACCTGAAAGAGGGTAACGCTACATTCCACAAGCAAGATGTCGTGGTCGATGGCACGATTACCACGAGCCGCGGCCCAGGCACCGCCCTAGCCTTTGCCCTTGAACTTGTCGCTCAACTCAAAGGGAAGAACATCGCCGATGAGCTTGCCAAAGCGACCTTGAGCACATAG
- a CDS encoding NAD-dependent succinate-semialdehyde dehydrogenase produces the protein MALINPSNGRSLREARSMSLKEAGDIANECARSAQHWASKSVNVRAECFDSLATVLRSSANDYAELMAVEMGKAVVEGRAEIEKCANCCEYYAANAQQMLNERPIASDATKSYVAFEPLGVILAIMPWNFPFWQVFRCAAPALMAGNAMILKHASNVPGCAEAIEDAFVKAGFPKKVLSNVYLNNEDTEALIDEPSVAAVTLTGSTRAGRAVAARAGAALKKCVLELGGSDPYVVLADADIELASKTCVKSRFINAGQSCIAAKRFIVEKRVLEEFQAQVLKHMQAVRVGSPLDEDTDIGPMARMDLRDELYSQVQDSIKKGAKLLLGGEVPDKPGAWFPPTVLGNVGTGMPAYHEELFGPVASIIEAQDQDDALRIANDTNYGLGAAIFSKDSEKAERLAKKSLQAGSCFVNTFVRSDSRLPFGGIKHSGHGRELSEFGIHEFTNIKTVFVA, from the coding sequence ATGGCCTTGATTAACCCTTCAAATGGCCGCTCCCTTCGTGAGGCACGCAGCATGTCGCTTAAAGAAGCAGGTGACATTGCGAATGAATGTGCAAGGAGTGCGCAACACTGGGCAAGTAAAAGTGTGAACGTGCGCGCCGAATGCTTTGATAGTCTTGCAACGGTCTTGCGCTCGTCTGCGAATGATTATGCCGAACTGATGGCGGTCGAGATGGGTAAAGCCGTGGTCGAGGGCCGCGCAGAAATCGAAAAATGCGCAAACTGCTGCGAGTACTATGCTGCCAATGCCCAGCAGATGCTCAACGAGCGTCCCATTGCTAGCGATGCCACAAAAAGCTACGTGGCCTTTGAGCCCCTGGGGGTGATTCTTGCAATCATGCCATGGAATTTTCCCTTTTGGCAGGTGTTTCGTTGCGCAGCTCCAGCGCTCATGGCGGGCAATGCGATGATACTCAAACATGCCTCGAACGTTCCAGGTTGTGCTGAGGCAATAGAAGATGCTTTTGTTAAGGCGGGCTTTCCTAAAAAAGTGCTTAGCAATGTGTATCTGAACAACGAGGATACCGAAGCGCTGATTGACGAGCCGAGTGTTGCTGCGGTAACGCTCACAGGCAGTACGCGGGCAGGGCGTGCGGTTGCTGCACGAGCTGGTGCGGCACTAAAAAAATGCGTGCTTGAACTGGGCGGCTCTGACCCCTACGTTGTACTTGCCGATGCAGACATTGAACTTGCTTCAAAAACTTGCGTCAAAAGCAGATTCATCAATGCCGGTCAAAGCTGTATTGCCGCTAAACGTTTCATCGTTGAAAAGAGGGTGCTTGAAGAGTTTCAAGCACAAGTTCTTAAACACATGCAAGCTGTGCGAGTGGGCAGCCCGCTCGATGAAGACACCGATATCGGTCCCATGGCGCGCATGGACTTGCGCGATGAACTCTACTCGCAGGTTCAAGACAGCATTAAAAAGGGTGCAAAGCTGCTTTTGGGTGGCGAAGTGCCCGATAAACCCGGTGCATGGTTTCCTCCGACTGTACTTGGTAATGTTGGAACTGGTATGCCCGCTTATCATGAGGAACTCTTTGGTCCGGTGGCCTCTATCATCGAAGCGCAAGATCAAGACGATGCGTTACGTATTGCCAACGATACAAACTACGGCCTTGGCGCAGCCATCTTCTCCAAAGACAGCGAAAAAGCTGAACGCCTTGCCAAAAAGAGCCTTCAGGCTGGCAGTTGTTTCGTCAATACTTTCGTTCGCTCGGATTCACGCCTCCCTTTCGGTGGCATCAAACACTCCGGCCACGGCCGCGAACTCTCCGAGTTCGGCATCCACGAATTCACCAACATCAAAACGGTGTTTGTAGCATAA
- a CDS encoding tRNA uridine(34) 5-carboxymethylaminomethyl modification radical SAM/GNAT enzyme Elp3, producing the protein MKAIESYQSLAERAPARRKSPPASHFDITAYEVELLPLLRELEQSMLALPDPAAPLSAKLIQRLLKRYPRAGKGLFSRSQIIAGFRALSNVHPFEVSEREFLHRLRMRPVRSLSGVSPVTVFCKPFPCPGQCIFCPNDVRMPKSYLSDEPGAQRAEDNAFDPYLQTWGRLNVFRAIGHGTDKVELIVLGGTWTHYPESYRRWFIKRCFDAMNDFAAGLDERPSILAKNTFDNSGLPRSIDLKKTNYNAEVPAHRSSHEDCSWTELEKAHNENENSSARCVGLSVETRPDEISEDVLVELRRLGCTKIQLGLQSLDDEVLALNKRGHDVAAARKAAKLVRRYGFKLQAHWMPNLFGSDPEKDKQDFLRLFSDPAFYPDELKIYPCSLIENTELMQAYQDGRWQPYSTEVLCDVLVHVLTHTPRYCRLSRVVRDIPAGDIVTGNVQSNLREAAEAKARQLGKTLLDIRAREIRASSALGIDFHIKHSCYLLEEGTEYFIESLCGNDRVVGFIRIFMPNMACLEPEIANSVMIRELHVYGQAMALGQKQKHSGQHRGVGRTLLLEAEKLAKQAGYRTLSVISAVGTRPYYRRHDFHDGALYQHKML; encoded by the coding sequence ATGAAAGCAATTGAAAGTTACCAGAGTCTTGCCGAGCGAGCCCCTGCCAGGCGCAAAAGCCCGCCTGCAAGTCATTTCGATATCACAGCGTATGAAGTTGAGCTTTTGCCCCTGCTGCGCGAGCTTGAGCAGAGCATGTTGGCTCTGCCCGATCCTGCGGCTCCGCTTTCAGCAAAGCTCATTCAGCGACTCCTCAAGCGGTATCCCCGGGCAGGAAAGGGCCTTTTCTCACGCAGTCAGATCATCGCAGGCTTCCGTGCGCTAAGCAACGTGCATCCCTTTGAGGTGAGCGAACGTGAGTTTTTGCATCGCCTTCGCATGCGACCGGTGCGTTCACTAAGTGGCGTAAGTCCCGTCACGGTGTTCTGCAAACCCTTTCCTTGTCCGGGGCAGTGCATCTTTTGTCCAAACGATGTGCGTATGCCCAAAAGCTATCTTAGCGACGAGCCTGGAGCGCAACGGGCCGAGGACAATGCCTTTGATCCCTATTTGCAGACTTGGGGTCGACTTAATGTGTTCCGCGCCATTGGCCATGGCACCGACAAAGTTGAGCTTATCGTGCTCGGCGGGACCTGGACGCATTATCCGGAAAGTTACCGTCGTTGGTTTATCAAGCGCTGTTTCGATGCCATGAACGATTTTGCAGCGGGTCTCGATGAGCGGCCGAGCATTTTAGCAAAAAACACCTTTGACAATTCCGGGCTGCCACGCAGCATCGATTTGAAGAAAACGAACTACAACGCCGAGGTCCCGGCCCATCGAAGTTCACACGAAGATTGCTCTTGGACTGAACTCGAAAAAGCACATAACGAAAACGAGAACTCTTCGGCACGCTGCGTGGGCCTTAGCGTTGAGACTCGACCCGATGAAATCAGTGAGGATGTGTTAGTCGAGCTGCGTCGTTTGGGCTGCACCAAAATCCAGCTGGGTTTGCAAAGCTTGGATGACGAGGTCTTGGCGTTGAACAAACGCGGCCACGATGTAGCTGCAGCACGCAAAGCCGCGAAGCTTGTGCGTCGCTATGGCTTTAAGCTTCAAGCGCACTGGATGCCTAATCTGTTTGGCAGCGATCCTGAAAAAGACAAGCAAGATTTTTTGCGGTTGTTTAGTGACCCTGCTTTTTATCCGGACGAACTCAAAATCTATCCTTGCAGTCTAATCGAGAACACCGAACTTATGCAGGCCTATCAAGATGGAAGGTGGCAACCTTATTCGACCGAGGTGTTGTGTGACGTGTTGGTTCATGTTTTGACGCATACACCACGATATTGTCGCTTGAGTCGCGTGGTGCGCGATATTCCCGCAGGCGATATTGTGACTGGCAACGTGCAAAGCAATTTGCGCGAAGCAGCCGAAGCCAAAGCACGCCAGTTGGGTAAAACCTTGCTTGATATTCGTGCGCGCGAGATTCGCGCAAGTTCAGCTTTGGGAATTGATTTTCATATCAAGCATAGCTGCTATCTGCTTGAAGAAGGCACGGAGTACTTCATTGAATCGCTATGCGGGAATGACAGGGTTGTTGGATTTATACGCATTTTTATGCCAAACATGGCGTGTTTAGAGCCAGAAATTGCCAATTCTGTCATGATTCGGGAGTTGCATGTTTATGGCCAGGCCATGGCATTGGGCCAAAAGCAAAAGCATTCGGGCCAACATCGTGGCGTGGGCAGGACGTTGCTGTTGGAGGCTGAAAAACTGGCCAAGCAAGCAGGCTATCGAACGCTCTCGGTGATCTCGGCTGTGGGTACACGACCCTACTACCGAAGACATGATTTTCATGATGGCGCGCTCTACCAACACAAAATGCTATAG
- a CDS encoding DUF924 domain-containing protein, whose amino-acid sequence MTRDCFKNETNRRNLDFWFGPIEFDQIPIQEKKERWYKKDPQFDQTLKERWFDALQAAKRDALDDWATSPRGSLALIILIDQFGRNIFRNTAASFEGDKKALAIAKQALDRHFDRELPWAMRVFLYMPFMHSEDLVDQEHCVELFKSLKHNAPEHFKKAFDQNIDYAIKHKDIIKRFDRFPHRNAILGRKSTPEESAFLEQPGSSF is encoded by the coding sequence ATTACTCGCGACTGTTTTAAAAATGAAACAAATAGACGAAATTTAGATTTTTGGTTTGGGCCCATCGAGTTTGACCAAATACCCATTCAAGAGAAAAAAGAGCGGTGGTACAAGAAAGATCCTCAATTTGATCAAACGCTAAAAGAGCGCTGGTTCGATGCTCTGCAAGCCGCCAAACGAGACGCTTTAGACGACTGGGCGACCAGTCCTCGCGGAAGTCTTGCTCTGATTATTCTTATCGATCAATTCGGGCGTAATATTTTTCGAAATACCGCAGCGAGTTTTGAAGGTGATAAAAAAGCACTAGCGATTGCCAAGCAAGCGCTAGACCGACATTTTGATCGGGAACTTCCTTGGGCTATGCGAGTTTTTCTGTATATGCCCTTCATGCATTCCGAGGATTTAGTCGATCAAGAGCATTGTGTGGAATTGTTTAAAAGCCTTAAACACAACGCTCCGGAGCATTTTAAGAAAGCTTTTGACCAGAACATCGACTATGCTATCAAGCACAAGGATATCATCAAGCGCTTTGACCGTTTTCCTCATCGCAATGCCATCCTTGGACGCAAGAGCACGCCTGAGGAATCCGCATTTTTAGAGCAACCAGGTTCATCGTTTTAA
- a CDS encoding protein kinase has protein sequence MFEGFDLSPGYHLGSHYKVVRFLGCGSEGEVYQIEETKTGIHRAAKLYFESAVPSDKAVVWHAKKLNKLRHCPIVLQYHHTQTVQLRGRQVLCLISEFCEGVPLGLWVNSQPKKRLHPYLALHMLYWIVCGVERIHALGEYHSDIHSHNILVWPQGVGFNLKLVDFYNWGKPAPRKRKQDVIDAINVLYECLGGKKRYSKLSPQVKYICAGLKTDLILERFPTMSALRLHLETFDWYRIPSH, from the coding sequence GTGTTTGAAGGCTTCGATCTTAGTCCGGGCTACCATCTCGGCTCTCACTACAAAGTGGTGCGCTTTTTAGGTTGCGGCTCCGAAGGAGAAGTCTATCAGATTGAAGAAACGAAAACTGGGATCCACCGTGCGGCAAAGCTGTATTTTGAGAGCGCTGTGCCAAGCGACAAAGCGGTCGTCTGGCACGCAAAAAAACTAAACAAACTGCGGCACTGCCCCATCGTGCTTCAATACCATCACACGCAGACTGTTCAGCTGCGGGGGCGCCAGGTGCTTTGCCTTATTTCGGAGTTTTGTGAAGGTGTCCCACTTGGCCTTTGGGTGAACTCCCAGCCCAAAAAGCGGCTTCATCCCTATCTCGCCCTGCACATGCTCTATTGGATTGTGTGCGGCGTGGAACGCATTCACGCGCTTGGCGAGTACCACTCAGATATCCATTCACACAACATCCTTGTCTGGCCCCAAGGCGTTGGATTCAATTTGAAGCTGGTCGATTTTTACAATTGGGGCAAGCCCGCGCCTCGAAAGCGAAAGCAAGACGTCATCGATGCTATCAATGTTCTGTACGAATGCCTTGGTGGTAAGAAACGCTATTCCAAACTAAGTCCACAAGTAAAATACATCTGCGCTGGCCTAAAAACGGATCTAATTTTAGAGCGCTTCCCAACGATGAGTGCGCTACGGCTCCACCTTGAAACCTTTGATTGGTATAGAATTCCAAGCCACTAG
- a CDS encoding serine/threonine-protein phosphatase: MQGGTVAAFSRGRPKGSGENQDAAALLELDSQTGFIAVADGVGGSRSGAKAARMLLENLAKSWQPKPADSVLRRATMISGIEHANQEILALGTGAATTLALVLIEEKKIKPIHIGDSSILVVGRRGRIKHQNISHGPVGYGLEAGLINELQAMKHEQRHIVSNYVGTSEMRIEVGPSVELSPNDTVLISSDGLTDNLYLGEIVKCIRKGPIADAAQSLIEACTKRMSPPEVQGSEIPSKPDDLSFVIFRLSQ, translated from the coding sequence TTGCAGGGGGGCACTGTAGCCGCATTTAGTCGAGGACGACCCAAAGGCAGCGGCGAAAACCAAGACGCCGCCGCTCTTTTGGAGCTCGACTCGCAAACTGGTTTTATCGCAGTGGCCGATGGTGTGGGAGGGAGTCGCTCCGGCGCTAAGGCGGCTCGAATGTTACTCGAGAATTTGGCCAAATCGTGGCAGCCGAAACCCGCCGATTCAGTTCTGCGTCGGGCAACCATGATCAGCGGTATAGAGCATGCCAACCAAGAGATTCTGGCTTTAGGAACTGGCGCAGCTACCACGCTGGCACTTGTCTTGATCGAGGAGAAAAAAATAAAACCTATTCATATAGGCGATTCAAGCATTCTGGTGGTTGGTCGGCGAGGACGAATTAAGCATCAGAACATTTCACACGGTCCGGTGGGTTACGGTCTCGAAGCTGGTCTTATCAACGAACTACAAGCCATGAAACACGAGCAGCGTCATATCGTTTCCAATTATGTTGGAACCTCAGAGATGCGTATTGAAGTGGGTCCGAGTGTTGAACTTAGCCCTAACGATACCGTTCTTATTTCAAGTGATGGACTGACTGATAATCTCTACCTTGGAGAAATCGTAAAGTGCATTCGAAAAGGTCCCATCGCGGATGCAGCACAGTCTTTAATCGAGGCCTGCACCAAGCGTATGAGTCCTCCTGAAGTTCAGGGCAGTGAGATTCCAAGCAAGCCCGATGATCTAAGCTTTGTTATCTTTCGCCTAAGCCAATAG
- a CDS encoding gamma carbonic anhydrase family protein, with protein sequence MRTIVDSVQTVNEPPKNIEELERSLRVLEERFAGAIFKRYLEHLPSVAEDAYVAPGAVLIGQVTLGPKSSVWPGVVLRADINRIDLGEGSNIQDGSVVHLGDTDPTWVGNDVVVGHRVVLHGCRVEDACLIGIQSTVLDAAVIGEGSVIGAGALVTAETIIPPRSLVLGVPGKVVKKLSGEDERFHRQLAAKYMRLAHNHRLG encoded by the coding sequence ATGCGAACGATTGTTGATTCAGTACAAACCGTAAACGAGCCACCGAAAAATATCGAAGAGCTCGAGCGAAGTCTTCGTGTCCTTGAAGAGCGTTTTGCTGGCGCGATCTTTAAACGTTATCTCGAGCATCTTCCTTCGGTTGCAGAGGATGCATATGTTGCTCCCGGAGCGGTGCTTATTGGACAAGTGACGCTTGGTCCCAAGAGCAGTGTGTGGCCAGGTGTTGTGCTGCGAGCTGACATTAACCGCATTGACCTTGGTGAAGGTAGCAATATCCAGGATGGTTCAGTTGTGCATCTTGGCGATACCGACCCCACATGGGTTGGCAACGATGTCGTCGTAGGGCACCGGGTAGTGCTGCATGGCTGCCGCGTAGAGGATGCATGTTTGATTGGCATTCAATCCACAGTGCTTGATGCTGCTGTGATTGGAGAAGGCAGCGTGATTGGGGCAGGGGCTTTAGTCACTGCTGAAACGATCATCCCCCCACGAAGCCTAGTGCTTGGTGTTCCTGGCAAGGTTGTAAAGAAGCTCAGCGGTGAAGATGAGCGCTTTCATCGCCAGTTGGCCGCGAAATACATGCGACTTGCCCACAATCATCGGCTTGGCTAG